The Fibrobacterota bacterium region CAATGCGGCGGCGCAGGAATATCCGGAACTTAATATGTCTTATGCCAATTGGGACCAAGATGTCCGTAATGTTTGGCTTTCCCGTCCGGATTTGCAATCGGCGTTTTCCGATGGCTATCACGCCACCGGAACGGGAGTGTACACCCCAGGGGGGTGGACACTATTAGATTGGGTCCTTCAGTATGGGGTAAACGAGAATCCCGCCACGCTAGGGAAATTCAAAGGGTACCCGTATCTTCCGATGTTGGATGTGAATTCAGTTCTCGAGCCGGGTTCCGTCGTATTGAGCGTGGACGGAAAATCCGATTGGGTCCATTACGGATATGATGCCATTCAACCGACCAACACGAAAATCNNNNNNNNCTCGCACCAGATATCGAATATCCTTAAGTTCGGTTCGGGAACAATCACCCGGTATACGAATAATACTACTTCATTTTCATGGACGGGAGGCACACCCACGGCATCCGTGACCAATACATTTACAGGGATCTACCTACCGAATTTAAATAGCAGTTTGCAGCTCCAGGTACCCGCCGGGACCTCGATGAAGACAATTCAATTGCACGTCGGTGTAAATAAGGCGCGGGGTCGTTTGGAGGCTTCGCTTAGCGACGGGAGCCTACCCATGGTCTCAAATACGGCTATCAACAATTCAACGGGTCGGTCGAATGCTGTCTACACGATTCACTTTGCCTCTGGCTCAAATAATCAAACTCTGACTCTTAAGTGGATACTTCAGACGGATTATGGATCTGGAAGCATCACCATCCAAGGGGCTGCGCTTTGGTAATGCTAACCGGCCCAATCCGGTGTAACGGTGCGCCGATGTTGCTATTTTGTGCCCGGAAACGGGAAAGGTAAGGCAACGCCGTATGCATCTCTGCCGCATCTGTGGAAACTCCCAGGGTAACATTGATGTTACTACACGGGAAATGATGTTCGGCACCCGGGAAGCCTTCGCGTATTTCGAATGCGCCGCCTGCGGATGCCTCCAGATCGCGGAAATCCCGGAAAACATGGCGCGGCATTATCCCGAGCGATACTACTCCTACTCTTCCACCGGTCCGACCGAACCGCAACCCGCCTGGAAACGATATCTCAAGTCCGCCCGGACCCGGAGGGCCCTGGAGGGCCGGGGTCTTTTGGGAAGGCTGGCCATGCCCTTCGTGCAAGTTCCCGCCTGGGCAGAGCAGTGGTTCAAGCCCGCGGGGATCTCCCAAGGCTCATCCATACTGGAGGCGGGATGCGGTCAAGGGCATCTCTTGAGGCAGTTGGCTTCCTGGGGATTCACCCGTCTTACCGGCGTCGATCCCTTCGTGGCGTCCGACCTCGCCTACCCTGACGGGGTACGGGTATGGCGGAAGCGTTTGGATGAAATGGGCGGCCGATTCGATATGGTGATGATGCACCATGCCTTCGAGCATATGCCCGATCCGCATGGCACACTGGCAGCGGCATCCGTCCTGCTCGCGCCCGGAGGTTCGATCCTCCTCCGTATTCCCCTCGCTTCTTCGGAGGCCTATCGTACCTACCGGGAGGATTGGGTCCAACTCGATGCCCCCCGCCATCTCTATCTGCATACGCGCAAGAGCCTGGAAATCGCCGCCGGGCGCGCGGGCCTTCTTATCGAACACGCGGCTTACGATTCCACCGGTTTCCAATTCTGGGGCAGCGAGCAATACCGGAAGGGCATCCCGCTGTTCTCGCCCGAGTCGTATGCGGTTGATCCTGCGAAATCACCCTTCAGCTCCGATGAGATATTACGCTACGAGGAGCGCGCCGCGGCCCTCAACGCGCGTTTAGAGGGAGATCAGGCCTGCTTCATGCTCAGGCGGTCGTAAGGGCTCCGCGGCCACGGGGGTATCACCAAGGTTACACCCCTCCAGGCGGGGGAACGGTTGACCCTAGGGCGGCCTTCCATCGCCGGCCTGCCATCCCGGTCATTTCGCGCGCCAGCGGATCTTTCCCCAGCCACAGCGCCCCCAAGTAGAATGCCGTTCCCGCCAGCCCGCCGGCGAAGGCCGCGGCCACGTCACGGCCCACGCGGTAAGAAACCGCCCATGCGACGCCGCCCGCCAGAACCCCTAGGGCGAGGTAGAGCGTGGCATGCGCGTCCCAATAGCGGAATTCCGAGGGGCGCTTGCGCGCGAACGCGAGCAGTACCAGGCCGGCGCATGCCTCCGTGGCCACCGCCGACCAAGCGGCCCCGTTCTCGGCGAATCGGGGAATCAAGATCAGGTTGAGCGCTAGATTGACGGCTGCGCCCGTTGCGGATGAGAACAATAGGGCCCGTTCATCCCCGCGCGGGAAAAGGATCTGGAGGCCGAGCCAGTTGGTGAATCCCGCCAAGGGCAACAGAGGCAGGGTATACCGCAGGGTGGCCCCCGCCGCCAGGAATTCCGGACCCGCCAGGACGCCCACGATGCGCGGTGCCAGCGCGGTCAGGATGCCATAGATGGGGAAGCAAATGAAGAAAACCGTGCGGATTGATTTTTGGCCCAGGGCGGCGTAGTCCTCGCGGCGTCCCGATTCGAGAAAGGCGGTGATGCGGGGGAGGATCGCCATGGTCAGGGCGAAGACCACGATGTAAGACGTGCGGGTCACGCGGATGGCGGCCGAATAAAGCCCTAAGGCATGTTCCCCGGCCAGGAATCCCAAGAGGACGCCGTCCAAGTACACATAGGCGTTCGTCAGAAGCCAGACCACCCCCAGCAGCGCCAAAGGCCGAAGATGGCTCAAAGGGTGGATGTCACGGAAGCGTAGGGAGACCTTGCGTAGCGCCGAGCCCAGTCCCCATAAATTGTATGCCGCAGCCGCCGCGGCGCCGATGACGACCACGTAGATGTAATCCTGGCCGCGGCGGACCAGTAAGACGATGAGCAGGAAGGCTACGATCTTGGTGGACAGGTTCCTCGCCAGGACGGAAGGGAATTCCTCCAACCCCTGGAAAAACCAATCCATGGACACGCAATTGGCGAGGACCAGGAGCCCCGCCGCGGCGTAAAGCGGCCATTCGGAACGGATGCGGCCCGGAAGCAGCAGGCAGGACCCGTATAGGACGATGGCGATGCCCGTGAAAGCCAGATTGAGTGCGATCAGTTCGGAAAAAACGCGACGCAAGCGTTCCGGATCATTCCGGACCCTCGCGATCTCCCGCGCCCCATATATGGGTAGGGCGGAGGCGGCCATCAGGGCGAAATAGGAAGCAAGGGCGGTGGCCATGTTGATGCGCCCGGTCAGGGTCGGCCCCAGGATCCGGGAAACGTAGGCGAAGGTGATCAGAGGGGAGAGAATGTTCACGGCGGTGAAGGCCGCGGTGAAGGCGAAATTCCTCTTGGCGGATGCGGGGGGGCGGGAACTCACGGGGGCCCCAAGATCTAAACAATTCCGCAACTGCCGGCAGGCTGCCGGGTTCGGAGGGAGGCCCGCCATGGATTTTCCGAGGCAATTAAGTACCTTCTTCGCGTGTCTGCCTCCGAATTTTTCCGCGGGCCCGCCCTATGATTGAACGCGTCGAAAACGAGTATTCCCGGACCGCCTATGGGCGGCAAACCCCGCCAACCGGTCCGGTGAGCGTGAGCCTGCTGGATTTGCTCCTCATCTTGCTGGAGCGAAAATGGCTTCTGGGGATCGGAACCCTGCTGGCGGCGGCGGCTTCGGTGGCCCTGGTGCTCTCGATGACCAGTTATTATACCGCCTCCGCGGTGGTGCTTCCTTCCCAGCAAAAGATGGGTCTTCCTTTCGGTTCGCTGATGGGGGATTTGCCCATGGGAAGCCTCATGAAATCCCTCGACTTCCTGGGGGGACAGGATAACAACGGACGCTTCCTCAGCATCCTGGACAGCCGGCGCCTGGGCGAGACGGTCATCGCGCGTTTCGATCTGGAGTCCCGGTACGGGTTCCGCAAGCGGAAGAAATACTATTTCGAGAATGTCCTCAAAGAATACAAGAACAAGGTCCGATCCAAAGAGGATGACAACGGCAATATCGTGATCAGCGCGGAGGATTCCACTCCCGAAGTGGCGGCGCAGATGGCGAATTACATCGCCGAACAGTTGGATTCCATCAGCTATCAGCTCTCCCAGCAAAGCGCCAAGGGCTCGCGCCTGTTTTTCGAGGAACGCCTCAAGCTGATCCGGCTCGACCTGGACTCCGCCCATCGTGCCTTCGCCGATTTCCAGATGGCTAACAACTTCGTGGATCTGGACCAGCAGGTCAAGGCCTCCATCGAGGCCATGGCCGGGGTCGAGGCCGAGGTTATTTCCAACGACATCGAGAACGAGATGCTGTCTTCCAGTTTCGGCAACAATTCGCGCATGGCCGAGGTGAAGCGCAAAAAGGAAGTGCTCAAGCGGCGCATGGCCGATTACATGGCCAATGGCAGCGGATCCCTGGTGATTCCCCTCAAGAAGGCGCCGGAGCTGGGCATCAAGTACGCGAACCTGTATCGGGACGTAAAGGTCCAGGAAGGCATTTACGCCTTCGTCTTGCAGCTCTATGAGCAGGCCAAATTCCGGGAAGCCAACAATTCCCCCGTGGTGACGCTACTGGAACCGGCCCGCACCCCGGAGAAGCGGTCATCCCCGAAACGGATGGTCTTTTGCGCGGTCATGACCTTGGCCGCCTTCTCCTTCCTGGCAACGTGGATCCTGATCGGACATTGGATCCGGACCCAGACGGCGGCGCGGGGCGAGACGGCCGCGAAGCTCGAGCGCTTGCGGGCCCATTTCCGTCTTTCAAAATGACCTGGCTGATGCTCGCGGTGTTGGCGGCGACCCTGGTCACCGCCTTCCGACCGGGCTTCGACTTGCTTTCGCCGTCGCGGATTTACATCTGCGTCTACGCCCTGCTTCTCGCCTTCTACCATCTCAATCTCAGCCGCCTGCAAACGCCTTGGTCGCTCACAAGCAACTTGTTGTTCTACGGGGCATCTGCCCTTTTCCTCGCGGGAGGATTGTGGGTTTGGATCGCGGGTAAGTCCAAAAACCCGGATTGGCGGCTGGATTTCACCGCCGTCCGCGATGCCCTCCGCCGGGATTCGGAAACCGTGGATTGGCCCTGGTTCCGTCGCGTGTACGCTATTTGCATCCTGGGCTTCCTGATCAGCTTCGGCGTGAGCATGGCCATCGTAGGGGGCTTGCCCGCCTTCATGAAGGATCCGGACGACGCCCGCATCAAGTTCTTTTCGGCCACCCAGATCACCAATTACGGGATCTTCCTCGGGCCCATCAGCCTCATGCTCGGCATGGTACTGCTTTGGTTTTCGAATCCGAGTCGGGCGGGCCGTCGCTGGATCCTCGCCTCCCTGGCCTTCGTACTCGTACTGTACATGTCGATAGTTACGCGTTATGACCTGTTCCGGTTCCTGATTTTCTCCGTCGTCCTGTACCACTACGGAAGGAAGCCGCTCCGATTCCGCCATGTGCTCGTGGGATTGTTCCTGGGAGCCATCGTCTTTTTCGCGGCCTTCCTCATCCGGGTGAATACCTCGTCCATGGAGACCTTCAATGAAATGATCCAGGTCAAAATGCCGAAGCACTTGGCCTGGGCGAGCAACATCTACGCGTACCTGGCCAACGATTTCTGGAACTATGACTTCGCCGTCACGCGATACGTGGATGGGGATCGCCATTATCCCCTGCAATACGGTTTGGGCCTGTTCCGCGCGCTGCTATGGAACCTCCATCTGGAAGGGCCCTTGGACGATGCCTTTCACTTCGATACGCTCTATAACGAGTCGGCCGCGCGGATAAAAGGGCTTAACACGGTGGTCTACGTGTGGCACTTCTACAAGGACTTCGGGATCGCAGGCGCATTGCTGCTGCCGCTGGCGGCGGGCCTGCTCGCGTGGAAGTTCTATTTCAACACCATGCTGACCCCAACGATTTTCCGCGTGGGGATTTGGGGCATCTTGGCCGGCGTGGTGGCCCTCAGCTACCATACTCCGCTTTGGGAGCTTTGGTTTCTCTACTTGAACCTGCTGGTCTTCTTCATCGCCCACCGCAGGGTGAAAATCACTTAGAAGCCGCCCGCTTTCCCGCCGTGCCGGGGACGACCCAAACTTGCTTCACCGGATTTCCAGCAAGGATACCGAGTTCGCTTCCATGACCAGGCGCTTGAGAATGGTCCCCCCGGCATCGGCACGGAGCACGGAAAGGGAATCCTCCGCGGGTCCCGCCAGACGCGCGCGCCTGGCATACTCCCCGCGTTTCGCCTCCCACAACCTACGATGCGCATCGCCGAATTGGAACTCCATGCAGGCGTCGTCGGGAGCGGGAACGGAAAGGCCGGCGGCCGCCATGTCGCGCTGCCAGGCCTCCAGGTAACTCGAATGTTCCCTATCCACGCGAAAGTGCCGCACCGCATAGGCGCGTCCCGGGGATAAGCCCTTCGCGGAGATCTCCACCTCCTCGCTCCCGCGCGCGCCCGCTTCCCGGTCGAAGCGGAATACCAGGATGTGGCGGACGCTGTCCGATCCGGACGCGATGGCGTCCAGCCATCCGCCCATGCCGTCGAAGAACCCCCGCTTCAATGCGGCGGAAGCGCGCCTTTCCCCTTGCATACGGAGATACATGGCCGCCACGTTGGCCGGTGCGGAGGCCAATCCGCCGTGCTCCGAGAACCTGGAAATATGGTCGGAACTTACGAAGCCCCATTGCTGGTACCGCGACAAGCCCTCGTCCAACGCCTCTTTCCAGACGCCCGCGTTCCAGGCCGCCCCGCGGGCGGTTCCGTCGCTGCGGTTGAGTAAAGGGCTCCCCTCCTCGAAGTAATTCCCCTCGGCCACGTTCAGGCGCACGGGAACGTCCGGGAAGCGGCGCTCCGCGATCCAACGTAGGCGATCGATCATCCTGGCCAGTTGGCGCGGGTCATGGCCGATTTGGCTGCCGGTATTCCCTCCATACGCGGAGAACTGGAACAGGAGGGTGTCCCGGCCGGGCCGGAAGCGGGGCAGTTGGAGATGCTCCGGACAGCGATTGGGGCCATGGGCGAGGAAATCGAGTAAAGGCGCGGTCCAGGAATCGGATGAGAAACCGAGCGCGCCGGCGAAAGGGAGCACCAGGTTCCCTGGTTGCAAGGTTCCTAGGCCGGCATCGCGCAGGGCGGCGGCGGAGCAATCATAAAGCTTTTCATACTCCTCCAGGTTGCCCATATCGGCATGGCGGTCCGCGTGGCGCGGATCCCAGGTGTCCCGGTTATCGGGTTCGCGCCCCAATTGCCAGCCCCATTTCCCGACTTCCGCCGGGGGAATCCCCAGGGAGTCGCGCACGTAGGCGAACAAGGCTTTCAGGTACCGATAGTGGGCTTCAGCATCGGAGGGACCCGCCACGTTCCATTGGAAATTTCCGGGACGCGAGACCCGCCCGGGCGAAAGCGCCGCGGGAACGGGACCCACGTCGATGACCGGGCGGATGCCCCGCGCGCGAAGGATCTTGAGAGCGTTAAAGAAGGGATGCTTGGGATCGAAGGGAAGCATGCGGCCCGCGGAATCGCGGTAAAGATCGGGCACGGAGTAGGGCCCGTCGGGACGCGCCCCGGTGGCCATGACCAAGGCGGCTTCGCGCACGAAGGGCTCGAAGCGGGGCAGGCTGGCGGGGTCATCGGGGTTCCAACGCTTCCAGGGAAGCCAGATGTTGATCCGGCACCAGACCGGTTCGATGACGGGGGATAGGCCTTGGATGGAACGGCCCGCGGGATCCTTCCAGGGCACGGTCCAATCGACATCCAGACGCGCGGCCCCCGCGGACGCGGCGGCCAGCAAGAGAGAGAGGATGGAAATGGATCGGAGGGAGATCGGAAACCTATTTTTTACCCAGTACGACAAGGGTTACCAGTATGCTTAAGACCGCGGGCACCAATTGGATGATGGGCAGCACCACGTTGAGGAACTGCTTGTATTCGATGCTGGCCGGGACCACGATGATATCGCCTTGGAGAGGCTTACCCGAATCGCGGATTTGGGATAAGCCATGGTAGCTGGCGAGCATGAACTGGTTCTTGGTATCCGCCTTATCCGTGTACCCGCCCGCCTTTTTCACGTAATCATCCATCTCCTGGCCTTTGACATAGGGGTAGGCCCCGGGGCTTACTACGTTTCCGCTCACGTATACGAATGGATCCTGCCGCGGTACGAAGATCTCGTCCCCGTCCTGCAGGGCGGCCTGGGAGTCCAATTCGCCGGACCGCACCAGGGTGTAATCGGCTAAGGTCTGCAAATCATTGATGGATGCGGTCATTTCCGGGCGAACCGAGCGCAGGCCTCCGGCCAGGGAACCCTTCGCGCCGTAGGACATGAGCCGGTCCGATTCCTCGTTCTGCGGGAGCAGCTTCTCGCTGCGGCGATGACGGATGATCACGGTGCGCTCGACATCCGCCTGCTCGGTGGATCCCCCGGCCAATGCGATGATGTCGCGTAGGGACGATTGCGCCGAGAGGACCGGATAGGTTCCGGGCCGCTTCACTTCCCCCGTCACTTGCACGGTATCGGGCCGGGGGAAATCCTCGCGGGAACCGACCGTGATCAGATCGTTGGGGTGAAGGATGAAACCGGAGGCCTCCTTTATCGAGACCCGCTTCAGGGAACGATGGGAAGGCGAATCCGCCTTTTGCACCAGGATGGCATTGGAATCCGAGGATTGCTTGAGGTTGAGGATCGAGAGCAAGTCCGCCAGGGATTCCCCCGGCACCACCGCGACCCAACCCACGACCGGTTCCAGCACCTCGCCCGAGACGTATACCTTGGCGTCGATGGGGTCGAGGTTCACGTTATCGCCGGGATAGAGGTAGGGGTTTTGGGAAAGATCCTGCTTCGAGAAGAAGCGCACCAGATCGTAGGTCTTTACCGAATCGCGGTTGCGCACGGTCACCCTGCGATAATCGGATTTGGAGATGACGGGCAAGTTCCCGTTGTTGGCCGCGCGGATGGCGTCCAGCACGCGATGCGTGCCGGGAAGCTGGTAGCTGCCGGCCACGTTCACCAGGCCGGTCACGGTCACGTTGACCCGCTTCGCCTTCTTGAGGGCTACGTAGACGTCGTAATTCCGCTTCAGGCTCGCGCGCACGCGGTCCTGGATGATCTTAAGGGCCTTGGACAAGGGAATCCGGCCCAATGCGATAAAGCCCAGGTCGCTGTCGTACAAGTTGCCGTTGGGATCGACGACGGGAAAGTATTCCTTGCTGGGCAGGCCCACGATGGAAATGCGGAACCCGTCCCCGCCTCCGACGATATAGGTATCCGGGTCGATGGAGTTGTCGGGGGCTTCGCCTTCCATAAGCGGCTCTTTGGTTTTGCCCTCCATTTCGCCCAAAAGGCGTTGGCGCATCTCGGCGGGGATTTCCAAGGCATGGGAACGCGGCGGAGATAAAACGAGGAGGGCGGCGATCCAACCCAGCGCGATACGTACGTTCACGGTTCCGTTCTCCTTGGCTCCCCAGGCCGGCTTAAGGAGCGGCCCGATAAGACGCGAAAAGGTACTTAATCACCGAGGCCGCGCAAGACTTCATCGGCC contains the following coding sequences:
- a CDS encoding class I SAM-dependent methyltransferase — translated: MMFGTREAFAYFECAACGCLQIAEIPENMARHYPERYYSYSSTGPTEPQPAWKRYLKSARTRRALEGRGLLGRLAMPFVQVPAWAEQWFKPAGISQGSSILEAGCGQGHLLRQLASWGFTRLTGVDPFVASDLAYPDGVRVWRKRLDEMGGRFDMVMMHHAFEHMPDPHGTLAAASVLLAPGGSILLRIPLASSEAYRTYREDWVQLDAPRHLYLHTRKSLEIAAGRAGLLIEHAAYDSTGFQFWGSEQYRKGIPLFSPESYAVDPAKSPFSSDEILRYEERAAALNARLEGDQACFMLRRS
- a CDS encoding flippase: MSSRPPASAKRNFAFTAAFTAVNILSPLITFAYVSRILGPTLTGRINMATALASYFALMAASALPIYGAREIARVRNDPERLRRVFSELIALNLAFTGIAIVLYGSCLLLPGRIRSEWPLYAAAGLLVLANCVSMDWFFQGLEEFPSVLARNLSTKIVAFLLIVLLVRRGQDYIYVVVIGAAAAAAYNLWGLGSALRKVSLRFRDIHPLSHLRPLALLGVVWLLTNAYVYLDGVLLGFLAGEHALGLYSAAIRVTRTSYIVVFALTMAILPRITAFLESGRREDYAALGQKSIRTVFFICFPIYGILTALAPRIVGVLAGPEFLAAGATLRYTLPLLPLAGFTNWLGLQILFPRGDERALLFSSATGAAVNLALNLILIPRFAENGAAWSAVATEACAGLVLLAFARKRPSEFRYWDAHATLYLALGVLAGGVAWAVSYRVGRDVAAAFAGGLAGTAFYLGALWLGKDPLAREMTGMAGRRWKAALGSTVPPPGGV
- a CDS encoding oligosaccharide repeat unit polymerase, translated to MTWLMLAVLAATLVTAFRPGFDLLSPSRIYICVYALLLAFYHLNLSRLQTPWSLTSNLLFYGASALFLAGGLWVWIAGKSKNPDWRLDFTAVRDALRRDSETVDWPWFRRVYAICILGFLISFGVSMAIVGGLPAFMKDPDDARIKFFSATQITNYGIFLGPISLMLGMVLLWFSNPSRAGRRWILASLAFVLVLYMSIVTRYDLFRFLIFSVVLYHYGRKPLRFRHVLVGLFLGAIVFFAAFLIRVNTSSMETFNEMIQVKMPKHLAWASNIYAYLANDFWNYDFAVTRYVDGDRHYPLQYGLGLFRALLWNLHLEGPLDDAFHFDTLYNESAARIKGLNTVVYVWHFYKDFGIAGALLLPLAAGLLAWKFYFNTMLTPTIFRVGIWGILAGVVALSYHTPLWELWFLYLNLLVFFIAHRRVKIT
- a CDS encoding SLBB domain-containing protein; translated protein: MNVRIALGWIAALLVLSPPRSHALEIPAEMRQRLLGEMEGKTKEPLMEGEAPDNSIDPDTYIVGGGDGFRISIVGLPSKEYFPVVDPNGNLYDSDLGFIALGRIPLSKALKIIQDRVRASLKRNYDVYVALKKAKRVNVTVTGLVNVAGSYQLPGTHRVLDAIRAANNGNLPVISKSDYRRVTVRNRDSVKTYDLVRFFSKQDLSQNPYLYPGDNVNLDPIDAKVYVSGEVLEPVVGWVAVVPGESLADLLSILNLKQSSDSNAILVQKADSPSHRSLKRVSIKEASGFILHPNDLITVGSREDFPRPDTVQVTGEVKRPGTYPVLSAQSSLRDIIALAGGSTEQADVERTVIIRHRRSEKLLPQNEESDRLMSYGAKGSLAGGLRSVRPEMTASINDLQTLADYTLVRSGELDSQAALQDGDEIFVPRQDPFVYVSGNVVSPGAYPYVKGQEMDDYVKKAGGYTDKADTKNQFMLASYHGLSQIRDSGKPLQGDIIVVPASIEYKQFLNVVLPIIQLVPAVLSILVTLVVLGKK